The Eublepharis macularius isolate TG4126 chromosome 8, MPM_Emac_v1.0, whole genome shotgun sequence genome contains a region encoding:
- the LOC129335122 gene encoding uncharacterized protein LOC129335122 translates to MASGGKGVFWKDEEVHALLNLVLRSRKAGVLMKSTHLPNRQHFSRIAVRMREAGFVRSTEQCRSKFKRVKGAFYDALESWQGIPRQSGKPPFFNDMMRLWEAAGKPSWRDRYHGAAIRRRDEQASHPGETEEEARGDLEQSSEEESPPVSTVPEQEPPNPDLVEEQPCSSTACQPGPSTPAVPGPATGARGRTIDDLFALVESMDVRTTASLNSIQRRMSTYEGRMMRFGRRMDSMERRQREMEESQSSARHAEGPANP, encoded by the exons ATGGCTTCTGGCGGGAAAGGGGTCTTCTGGAAGGACGAGGAGGTCCACGCGCTGCTGAACCTGGTCCTTCGTTCTAGAAAGGCTGGGGTCCTCATGAAGAGCACCCACCTCCCCAACAGACAACACTTCAGCCGCATCGCCGTGAGAATGCGCGAGGCCGGCTTTGTCAGAAGCACCGAACAATGCCGGTCCAAGTTCAAGCGTGTCAAGGGGGCTTTCTATGATGCCTTGGAGTCATGGCAAGGGATTCCGAGGCAGAGTGGGAAGCCCCCTTTTTTCAATGACATGATGAGGCTTTGGGAGGCCGCGGGAAAGCCAAGCTGGAGGGATCGCTACCACGGTG CTGCAATAAGGAGGAGAGACGAGCAGGCAAGTCATCCcggagagacagaggaggaggcacGGGGTGATTTGGAACAATCATCTGAGGAAGAGTCCCCCCCTGTGAGCACCGTGCCTGAGCAGGAGCCGCCAAATCCAG ATCTTGTGGAGGAGCAGCCATGCTCATCGACGGCATGCCAACCGGGACCATCCACACCTGCTGTGCCAGGGCCTGCAACTGGGGCACGAGGACGCACTATCGATGACCTCTTTGCATTGGTGGAGAGCATGGATGTGCGCACCACCGCATCAC TCAACAGCATCCAAAGACGGATGTCCACCTACGAGGGAAGGATGATGCGGTTTGGTCGTAGGATGGACAGCATGGAGAGGAGGCAAAGAGAAATGGAAGAGTCACAGTCTTCTGCAAGGCATGCCGAGGGTCCAGCCAATCCATGA